The DNA region GCCGGCAGCTGCCAAGCCCGCCGCCAAGGCTCCGACCAAACCGGCTGCGAAGCCGGCACCCAAGGCCGCTGCCAAACCCGCTGCCAAGCCTGCCGCGAAGGCCCCGGCCAAGCCCGCCGCCCCGGTGAGCGCACCGGTCGCCAAGCCTGCCGCACCGGCTCCGACCGCTGCTGTCACGCCGGCGCCGTCGGCTGCCAACGGCGCAGCGCCGACCACGCCTTCGGCCTAAGCCTCGAGGGCCGCGACGCGCAGCGATTGCAGCGCGTCGCGGTCACTCTCCCCCGCCTTTCCGGCCAGTCCCTCCAGCCAGCCCACGCCATGCCCAGTGGCCTCCGGCCAGGGCGCCGCAGCCTGCTCCAGGCGGGCCAGCAGACGCCGCTCGGCATCCAGCTCCAGCCGTTTCACCGCCTCGCGCAACGCGCGCAGTTCCTCGTCCATGGCCGCCGCTTCGCGCCATCCGCGCCTCAGCGCACGCAAGGGCTCCACGACCTCCCGTTGCCAGGGTTCGGCGATCAGGCGCAGCTGTTCCTCGCGGGCATCGTCGTGCCTGACGCCCCGGCGCGCGAGCCAGGCGCTGGCCAGCAGCAGGCAGACATCGGCACCCTGTTCCTGCAGGCGCAGGCAGGCATCTTCGACGCCCGGACGGGCGTAGAGATCAAGGGCGAAACTCCATAGATCGGGGGGCATGGCGCATACCGGGCGGTGGGGGAATGAAGCTGATAAACTCCGCCGCCATTATGATCCGACTCCAGAACCTCACACTACAGCGTGGTCCTCAGCGCCTGCTCGAAGGCGCCGAACTGACCCTGCATACCGGCCAGAAGGTCGGCCTCATCGGCGCCAACGGTGCCGGCAAATCCAGCCTCTTCGCCCTGCTGCGCGGCGAGCTCGGCCCCGACGCGGGCGACTGCTTCGTGCCCGCCGACTGGCGCATCGCCCACATGCGCCAGGAGGTGGACACCCTCGACCGCCTGGCGGTGGACTATGTCCTCGACGGCGACGTGCAGCTGCGTCGCGTGCAGGCCGAGCTGGCTGTCGCCGAGGCGGGCCATGACGGCACCGCCATCGCCCGCCTGCACATCGAGCTGGACAGTGCCGACGGCTACACCGCCGATGCCCGCGCGCGCAAGCTGCTGGCCGGCCTGGGCTTCACCAGCGAGCAGATGGACCGTCGCGTCGGCGACTTCTCCGGTGGCTGGCGCATGCGCCTGAACCTGGCCCAGGCGCTGATGTGCCCGTCCGAACTGCTGTTGCTCGACGAGCCCACCAACCACCTGGACCTCGACGCCATCCTCTGGCTGGAGGAGTGGCTCAAGGGCTACCCCGGCACCCTGCTGCTGATCTCCCACGACCGCGACTTCCTCGATGCGGTGGTGGACAACGTCGCCCACCTGGAGCAGCAGAAGCTGACCCTCTACCGCGGCGGCTACTCGGCCTTCGAGCGCACCCGCGCCGAGCGCCTGGCGCAGCAGCAGCAGGCCTACGA from Pseudomonas tohonis includes:
- a CDS encoding TIGR02444 family protein, giving the protein MPPDLWSFALDLYARPGVEDACLRLQEQGADVCLLLASAWLARRGVRHDDAREEQLRLIAEPWQREVVEPLRALRRGWREAAAMDEELRALREAVKRLELDAERRLLARLEQAAAPWPEATGHGVGWLEGLAGKAGESDRDALQSLRVAALEA